Proteins from a genomic interval of Sphingomonas sp. Y38-1Y:
- a CDS encoding O-antigen ligase family protein encodes MLYRLTLVLAALMAVFGGSGRTYPLVQLPITLAALAVLGWATPLALRLRPTGLALLMAPFAALLALVVIQSLPLPPAIWRALPGHALAASILDAIGGGDGWHAISLAPDAGIGMLLHAAVPLTMLVATACLSDRRRVVVLRVIVAVAALSSVLGALQVAMGAGGAPILFDTQHRGFGVGLFVNRNHQATFLLIALLLVAVPGVVEVQGERRRQVARDRLLARTGLLVLLSLGIMATLSRTALALLPPLLILAAALIVEKQGRARTLLIAAGLFAVAMLVLAQTGWFQQLLGRYAVTSDDLRPLYWSTTRLAIGEGMPWGTGLGSFDPVYRSFEPLGEVNRLYVNHAHNDYLELALEGGLLGLGLAGLAVAAVIVAAVRAWQRAARRERSTIVVALAGLGVILAWSLVDYPLRMTALAGLAGLLLGLLVPARDASVRGVARGAIGWRIGAAAIGIVAILTAGSDALVRGGRPGVATVLTPWSASAWSALASEAQLGGRNAEAMDAARRALGIAPVDAVAVRALGMAAAASGDTETASAMLGLGAALGWREPHHQLWLVNEAIRAGDLSVAVERLDGLMRLGGTGNAVLLQQMQILTTVPGATDLIALRLAQRPGWRQGLLNTIADGEPEAALSLLAAMRRAGVPATPQETELLRWRLSDRGLDGDVLRAWRESEGRGWIGDGGFERVGATLPEGAAPFAWSAPPLSGVRVSIAADPGHGRALQIASDGYGVGTVLAQTLALPPGRYRLGSRVRAQGVVEARGGWQLVCRNRAPAALPMRWSDAGGGWRQGQALVDVPAGCSRPRIEWTIGRGTGETPSWTIDDVTLERLDR; translated from the coding sequence ATGCTCTATCGCCTGACGCTGGTGCTTGCGGCGCTGATGGCGGTGTTCGGGGGATCGGGGCGAACCTATCCGCTCGTGCAGCTGCCGATCACGCTTGCGGCACTTGCCGTGCTCGGCTGGGCAACGCCGCTCGCGCTTCGGCTGCGTCCCACCGGACTGGCGCTGCTCATGGCGCCGTTCGCCGCATTGCTGGCGTTGGTCGTAATCCAGTCGCTGCCGCTGCCGCCTGCGATCTGGCGCGCGCTGCCGGGCCATGCGCTCGCCGCCTCGATCCTGGATGCGATCGGCGGAGGCGACGGGTGGCACGCGATCTCGCTGGCGCCGGATGCCGGGATAGGCATGCTGCTCCACGCGGCCGTGCCGCTCACAATGCTGGTCGCGACGGCGTGCCTGTCGGATCGGCGGCGCGTGGTCGTGCTTCGCGTCATCGTGGCGGTGGCGGCACTCAGTTCGGTGCTGGGTGCGCTTCAGGTCGCGATGGGCGCGGGCGGAGCGCCCATCCTGTTCGACACGCAGCATCGCGGCTTTGGCGTCGGGCTGTTCGTCAATCGAAACCACCAGGCGACATTCCTGCTGATCGCGCTGCTGCTGGTTGCGGTGCCCGGCGTCGTCGAGGTGCAGGGCGAGCGCAGGCGACAGGTCGCGCGCGATCGGCTGCTCGCGCGGACGGGGCTGCTGGTCCTCCTGTCGCTCGGCATCATGGCGACGCTGTCGCGCACAGCGCTGGCGCTGCTGCCGCCACTCCTGATCCTCGCGGCGGCGTTGATCGTCGAGAAGCAGGGGCGCGCGCGGACGCTGCTGATCGCGGCGGGGCTGTTCGCGGTGGCGATGCTGGTGCTCGCGCAGACGGGCTGGTTCCAGCAATTGCTGGGCCGCTATGCCGTCACGTCGGACGACCTGCGGCCGCTCTACTGGTCGACGACGCGACTGGCGATCGGCGAGGGGATGCCGTGGGGCACCGGCCTTGGCAGCTTCGATCCCGTCTATCGCAGCTTCGAACCGCTGGGCGAGGTCAACCGCCTCTACGTCAACCATGCGCACAACGACTATCTGGAGCTGGCGCTGGAGGGTGGGCTGCTTGGCCTGGGCCTCGCCGGCCTGGCGGTGGCGGCGGTGATCGTCGCGGCAGTGCGTGCGTGGCAACGCGCGGCGCGGCGGGAGCGGTCGACGATCGTGGTCGCGCTGGCGGGATTGGGGGTGATCCTCGCGTGGTCGCTGGTCGATTATCCGCTGCGCATGACCGCGCTGGCGGGGCTGGCAGGGCTGCTGCTGGGGCTGCTGGTGCCGGCGCGCGACGCGAGTGTGCGCGGTGTGGCGCGCGGGGCGATCGGCTGGCGGATCGGTGCGGCAGCGATCGGCATCGTCGCGATCCTCACGGCCGGAAGCGATGCTTTGGTGCGGGGGGGGCGTCCGGGAGTTGCGACGGTGCTGACGCCCTGGTCGGCGAGCGCGTGGTCAGCGCTGGCGAGCGAGGCGCAGCTCGGCGGCCGCAATGCGGAGGCGATGGACGCGGCGCGGCGGGCGTTGGGGATTGCGCCGGTCGATGCGGTTGCGGTGCGGGCGCTGGGCATGGCTGCGGCGGCGAGTGGCGATACCGAAACCGCGAGTGCGATGCTCGGGCTGGGCGCGGCGCTCGGCTGGCGCGAACCGCACCATCAGCTGTGGCTGGTCAACGAGGCGATCCGCGCTGGCGATCTCAGCGTGGCGGTCGAGCGGCTCGACGGGCTGATGCGGCTGGGCGGCACGGGCAATGCGGTGCTGCTGCAGCAGATGCAGATCCTGACGACGGTGCCGGGGGCGACCGACCTGATCGCGCTTCGGCTGGCGCAGCGGCCCGGCTGGCGCCAAGGCTTGCTCAACACGATCGCCGATGGCGAGCCGGAGGCGGCGCTGTCGCTGCTCGCCGCGATGCGCCGGGCGGGCGTGCCCGCGACGCCGCAGGAGACCGAGCTGCTGCGCTGGCGCCTGAGCGATCGCGGGCTGGACGGCGACGTGCTGCGCGCGTGGCGCGAGAGCGAGGGGCGCGGATGGATCGGCGACGGCGGGTTCGAGCGCGTGGGCGCGACGCTGCCGGAGGGAGCGGCGCCGTTCGCCTGGTCCGCGCCGCCGCTGTCGGGCGTACGCGTGTCGATCGCCGCCGATCCTGGGCATGGCCGGGCGTTGCAGATCGCCTCCGACGGCTATGGTGTCGGAACGGTGCTCGCGCAGACGCTGGCGCTGCCGCCCGGCCGCTATCGGCTGGGAAGCCGGGTGCGCGCGCAGGGCGTGGTCGAGGCGAGGGGCGGCTGGCAGCTGGTCTGCCGCAACCGCGCGCCCGCGGCGCTGCCGATGCGCTGGTCGGATGCCGGCGGCGGCTGGCGGCAGGGGCAGGCGCTGGTCGACGTGCCGGCCGGTTGTTCGCGGCCGCGGATCGAATGGACGATCGGTCGCGGAACGGGCGAGACGCCAAGTTGGACCATCGACGACGTAACGCTTGAGAGGCTCGACCGATAA
- a CDS encoding polysaccharide biosynthesis/export family protein, with translation MGRGRVALALMAVVASACSNNNVGPNIAAGEAAYQMIPAPVGGPGARDYVIGPLDTLQVSVFQEQDISANGIVVDAAGSISMPLIGRLAAAGLTTTELAEKVREKLADRFYVNPQVTVTVSSSVSQRVTVQGEVTEPGIYPIQGPTTLLDAIALAKGETENAALREVVVVRFIDGKRSGAVFDMQRIRRGDDADPAVQARDTIIVGHSVSKKVWHDVLRAAPLLNVFTQF, from the coding sequence ATGGGGCGGGGTAGAGTCGCGTTGGCGCTGATGGCGGTTGTCGCCTCGGCGTGTTCGAACAATAATGTCGGGCCCAATATTGCCGCCGGTGAAGCCGCCTATCAGATGATCCCAGCACCGGTCGGGGGACCGGGTGCACGCGACTATGTCATTGGTCCGTTGGACACGCTTCAGGTCTCGGTCTTCCAGGAACAGGACATTTCGGCCAACGGCATCGTCGTCGATGCCGCGGGCAGCATTTCCATGCCGCTCATCGGGCGGCTGGCGGCGGCGGGCCTGACCACCACCGAGCTGGCCGAGAAGGTGCGGGAGAAGCTGGCCGACCGCTTCTACGTCAACCCGCAGGTGACCGTGACGGTGTCGAGCTCGGTCTCCCAGCGCGTGACCGTGCAGGGCGAGGTGACCGAGCCCGGCATCTATCCGATCCAGGGTCCGACGACGCTGCTCGACGCGATCGCGCTGGCGAAGGGCGAGACGGAGAATGCGGCTCTGCGCGAGGTCGTGGTGGTCCGCTTCATCGACGGCAAGCGATCGGGTGCGGTGTTCGACATGCAGCGCATCCGCCGCGGCGACGATGCCGACCCCGCCGTGCAGGCACGCGACACGATCATCGTCGGCCATTCGGTGTCGAAGAAGGTTTGGCACGACGTCCTTCGCGCGGCGCCGCTGCTCAACGTCTTCACGCAGTTCTGA